Proteins from a genomic interval of Diaminobutyricimonas aerilata:
- a CDS encoding sirohydrochlorin chelatase, whose protein sequence is MTLVATPTPSHVPAAPQARADLLAISHGTSSEAGQAAIAALVDAVAERARGVRVRPGFVDVQRPDVPDVLAEVDQGATAVIVPLLLSAGYHVHVDLARAARRSPVPTLVAAALGPDRRLVDVLEQRLAQSGRDEGDGVVLAAAGSSDERSVRDCERMAVSLAARLGCRVDVGFVSAAVPPLAEAIDAARAASRSGRVVVATYLLAPGYFAGLVEAGDADVVTAPLLDGGPPPPALVDLVIDRFAAAAGGR, encoded by the coding sequence GTGACCCTCGTGGCCACGCCGACGCCGTCCCACGTGCCCGCGGCGCCGCAGGCCCGAGCGGACCTGCTCGCGATCTCCCACGGCACCTCGTCCGAGGCGGGGCAGGCCGCGATCGCCGCTCTCGTCGACGCCGTCGCGGAGCGCGCCCGCGGGGTGCGGGTTCGTCCGGGCTTCGTGGACGTGCAGCGCCCCGACGTGCCCGATGTGCTCGCCGAGGTCGATCAGGGGGCGACGGCGGTCATCGTGCCCCTGCTGCTCTCGGCCGGCTACCACGTGCACGTCGACCTCGCGCGGGCGGCACGGCGTTCTCCGGTGCCGACTCTCGTCGCGGCGGCGCTCGGTCCCGATCGCCGTCTCGTCGACGTGCTCGAACAGCGGCTCGCGCAGTCCGGTCGGGACGAGGGCGACGGTGTCGTGCTCGCGGCCGCCGGTTCCAGCGACGAGCGATCGGTGCGCGATTGCGAGCGGATGGCGGTGTCGCTGGCCGCGCGGCTCGGGTGCCGCGTCGACGTCGGCTTCGTGTCCGCGGCCGTACCGCCGCTCGCCGAGGCGATCGACGCCGCGCGCGCGGCGAGCCGGTCGGGACGTGTCGTGGTCGCCACCTACCTGCTCGCCCCCGGCTACTTCGCCGGTCTGGTCGAGGCCGGGGATGCCGACGTCGTCACGGCGCCGCTGCTCGACGGGGGTCCGCCGCCTCCCGCCCTCGTCGACCTCGTGATCGATCGCTTCGCGGCCGCGGCGGGCGGGCGCTGA
- a CDS encoding YifB family Mg chelatase-like AAA ATPase translates to MTVARTRAVALLGLDGAVVEVEADLSNTLPGFVLIGLPDSSLSEAQHRVRAAAANSGCPLAPRKLTVNLSPASLPKHGSVFDLAIALAALAAAGDVRAESVDRVVHLGELGLDGRLRPVVGVLPAVLGAVRAGHSTIMVPAGNVAEAELVPGARVVGVASLRDAAIWHGGEFDPEPVDAIPAPALADEAPDELDLADVVGNDDAVEALVAAAAGGHHVFLLGPPGAGKTMLAARLPGLLPDLDADAALEVSSLRSLSGLPVAARLSRRPPWESPHHTATAAALIGGGSGWIRPGAAARASHGVLFLDEAPEFPAAVLDALRQPLESGSITIHRARAVARFPGRFQLVLAANPCPCGQYGARDAECTCPPAARRRYLARISGPLLDRIDIQLRVNRITAAMLRMGAETPTRTTARAREAVQAARERARERWAGTPWRLNADVPGATLRSPERRLPPATTAGLDRALERGGITMRGYDRVLRLAWTLADLDDRIRPDADHLGRALYLRKAMST, encoded by the coding sequence ATGACCGTTGCCCGCACCCGCGCCGTCGCCCTGCTAGGCCTCGACGGTGCCGTCGTCGAGGTCGAGGCGGATCTGTCGAACACGCTCCCCGGCTTCGTGCTCATCGGGCTCCCCGACAGCTCCCTCTCCGAGGCGCAGCACCGTGTGCGGGCCGCGGCCGCTAACTCGGGGTGTCCGCTCGCGCCGCGCAAGCTCACCGTCAACCTCTCGCCGGCGTCGCTGCCGAAGCACGGCTCCGTGTTCGACCTCGCGATCGCGCTCGCGGCCCTCGCCGCCGCCGGGGACGTGCGGGCGGAATCCGTCGACCGGGTCGTGCATCTCGGGGAGCTGGGTCTCGACGGGCGCCTCCGACCCGTCGTCGGGGTGCTCCCCGCCGTCCTCGGAGCCGTGCGCGCGGGCCACTCGACGATCATGGTGCCCGCCGGAAACGTCGCCGAGGCGGAGCTCGTGCCCGGGGCCCGCGTCGTCGGAGTCGCCTCACTCCGCGACGCGGCCATCTGGCACGGGGGAGAGTTCGACCCCGAACCGGTCGACGCCATCCCCGCGCCCGCCCTCGCCGACGAGGCGCCCGACGAACTCGATCTGGCGGACGTCGTAGGCAACGACGACGCCGTCGAGGCGCTCGTGGCCGCCGCCGCGGGAGGACACCACGTCTTCCTGCTCGGCCCGCCGGGCGCCGGCAAGACCATGCTCGCCGCGCGGCTCCCGGGATTGCTGCCCGACCTGGACGCCGACGCGGCGCTCGAGGTGAGCTCCCTGCGCTCACTGAGCGGACTGCCTGTCGCCGCGCGGCTCTCCCGGCGACCCCCGTGGGAGAGCCCCCACCACACCGCGACCGCGGCCGCGCTCATCGGCGGCGGCAGCGGGTGGATCCGCCCGGGCGCCGCCGCCCGTGCCTCGCACGGGGTGCTCTTCCTCGACGAGGCGCCGGAGTTCCCCGCCGCGGTGCTCGACGCGTTGCGGCAGCCCCTCGAATCCGGTTCCATCACGATCCACCGGGCTCGGGCGGTCGCCCGCTTCCCCGGCCGGTTCCAGCTCGTGCTCGCGGCCAACCCGTGCCCGTGCGGGCAGTACGGCGCCCGCGACGCGGAATGCACGTGTCCGCCCGCCGCCCGGCGCCGGTACCTCGCCCGGATCTCCGGTCCCCTGCTCGACAGGATCGACATCCAGTTGCGGGTCAACCGCATCACCGCGGCCATGCTCCGGATGGGCGCCGAGACCCCCACCCGCACGACCGCACGGGCGCGGGAGGCGGTGCAGGCGGCCCGCGAACGCGCCCGCGAGCGCTGGGCCGGCACGCCGTGGCGGCTCAACGCCGACGTGCCCGGCGCCACGCTCCGCTCGCCCGAACGACGCCTGCCGCCCGCGACGACCGCCGGTCTCGACCGCGCGCTCGAGCGCGGCGGCATCACCATGCGCGGCTACGACCGGGTGCTGCGACTCGCCTGGACCCTCGCGGACCTCGACGACCGCATCCGACCCGACGCCGACCACCTCGGCCGGGCGCTCTATCTCAGAAAGGCCATGTCGACATGA
- a CDS encoding MFS transporter encodes MWYRRALAVALIPAAFVLPTVVLLGRGLLFRDSGWDFVVYLVVAPILAVALGIIAALVRWRGSVRRTRAVSMLDALVLSIWYAAIVLHAAMPDPVLANVFAAVGLVAGVVAFWTSITQLVTETRRRMREVIDTFEAQTYQRDGYDPRRGPGPVIRLDPPEQRRPE; translated from the coding sequence ATGTGGTACCGCCGTGCCCTTGCTGTGGCTCTCATCCCGGCCGCGTTCGTGCTGCCGACCGTGGTGCTGCTCGGCCGCGGACTGCTCTTCCGCGACTCCGGGTGGGATTTCGTCGTCTACCTCGTCGTGGCGCCGATCCTCGCGGTCGCCCTCGGCATCATCGCGGCCCTCGTCCGCTGGCGCGGGTCGGTGCGCCGCACCCGTGCCGTCTCGATGCTCGACGCCCTCGTGCTCAGCATCTGGTACGCCGCGATCGTGCTCCACGCCGCCATGCCCGACCCCGTGCTCGCGAACGTGTTCGCGGCGGTGGGCCTCGTGGCGGGCGTCGTCGCGTTCTGGACGTCGATCACCCAGCTCGTGACCGAGACCCGGCGCCGGATGCGCGAGGTGATCGACACCTTCGAGGCCCAGACCTACCAACGCGACGGGTACGACCCGCGGCGCGGTCCCGGCCCGGTCATCCGCCTCGACCCGCCGGAGCAGCGGCGGCCCGAATAG
- the dprA gene encoding DNA-processing protein DprA, which yields MTFFGLTEATVAPLVRELTRGDLDRDETRQRFARAAWTGISEPGDRVAGALVAALGAAGALEALIARAQPVEFAASVADAGGELGSEELAEGMARWAPRLASGLAVIALQQARRFGVRLVVPGDPEWPIGVDDLGAHAPIALWVRGDPALLTQATGGVALVGARAATGYGEHVTMEASSGLVDRGYAIVSGAAYGIDGMAHRAALASDGVTIAVLAGGLDRFYPSGHEALLTRIVEHGAVVSEVPCGTPPTKWRFLQRNRVIAAMSAATVVLEAGWRSGSLNTAAHASALGRPLGAVPGPVTSSASAGCHRLVREFGATLVTTPDEMAELAPRDDREHRRGDGLGEPVGADGRHPAARGLPPDAIRVLDALSTRAPRDSGDVAARAGLSPAAARATLGMLELDGAVTASAAGWVKRRTPAAAR from the coding sequence ATGACGTTCTTCGGACTCACCGAGGCGACCGTCGCGCCGCTCGTGCGCGAACTCACGCGAGGCGACCTCGACCGCGACGAGACCCGGCAGCGGTTCGCCCGCGCCGCGTGGACGGGGATCAGCGAGCCCGGCGACCGGGTCGCCGGCGCGCTCGTCGCGGCACTCGGCGCGGCCGGCGCCCTCGAGGCCCTCATCGCCCGCGCGCAACCGGTCGAATTCGCCGCATCCGTCGCGGACGCCGGCGGCGAGCTCGGGAGTGAGGAGCTCGCGGAGGGGATGGCGCGCTGGGCCCCGCGCCTCGCGTCCGGCCTCGCGGTGATCGCGTTGCAGCAGGCGCGGCGCTTCGGTGTGCGACTCGTCGTGCCCGGCGACCCCGAGTGGCCGATTGGGGTCGACGATCTCGGCGCGCACGCCCCGATCGCCCTGTGGGTGCGGGGCGATCCCGCACTGCTCACGCAGGCGACCGGCGGCGTCGCCCTCGTCGGCGCGCGGGCCGCGACCGGGTACGGCGAGCATGTCACCATGGAGGCCTCGAGCGGACTGGTCGACCGCGGGTACGCGATCGTCTCCGGCGCGGCGTACGGCATCGACGGCATGGCCCACCGCGCGGCGCTCGCGAGCGACGGCGTCACGATCGCCGTGCTGGCCGGCGGGCTCGACCGGTTCTACCCGTCCGGGCACGAGGCCCTGCTGACCCGCATCGTGGAGCACGGTGCGGTCGTCTCCGAGGTGCCGTGCGGCACGCCGCCCACCAAATGGAGATTCCTGCAGCGCAACCGCGTCATCGCCGCGATGAGCGCCGCGACCGTCGTACTCGAGGCCGGCTGGCGCTCCGGGTCGCTCAACACGGCCGCCCACGCCTCGGCGCTCGGGCGACCGCTCGGCGCCGTGCCCGGCCCCGTCACCTCCTCCGCCTCCGCCGGGTGCCACCGGCTCGTGCGCGAATTCGGCGCCACCCTCGTGACGACACCGGACGAGATGGCCGAACTCGCGCCCCGCGACGACCGCGAGCACCGGCGAGGTGACGGTCTCGGGGAGCCCGTCGGCGCGGACGGTCGGCATCCCGCGGCACGCGGGCTCCCGCCCGACGCGATCCGCGTGCTCGACGCGCTCTCGACCCGCGCCCCGCGCGACAGTGGCGACGTGGCGGCGCGGGCGGGGCTGTCGCCGGCCGCCGCCCGCGCGACCCTCGGGATGCTCGAGCTCGACGGCGCGGTCACCGCGTCCGCCGCGGGGTGGGTCAAGCGGCGCACCCCGGCCGCCGCGCGGTGA
- the map gene encoding type I methionyl aminopeptidase, producing MIELRTPAEIDEMRAAGRFVASVLEATRAASDVGVNLLELDALAHDMIRQAGAESCYIDYHPSFGGSPFGKVICTSVNDAALHGLPHDYRLKDGDLLSLDFAANVDGWVADSAVSFVVGTPRDEDLRLIEVCELALAAGIAAAQPGGKMGDVSSAIGDVARSAGFGVNLDFGGHGVGRTMHGDPHVPNDGRARRGYPLKPGLVFAIEPWLMHTTDEIYTDDDGWTLRSVDGSRAAHVEHTVAITADGPLVLTARDGA from the coding sequence ATGATCGAGCTGCGCACCCCCGCCGAGATCGACGAGATGCGCGCCGCGGGCCGCTTCGTCGCGAGCGTGCTGGAGGCGACGCGGGCGGCCTCGGATGTCGGCGTCAACCTGTTGGAACTGGATGCGCTCGCGCACGACATGATCCGGCAGGCCGGGGCCGAGAGCTGCTACATCGACTACCACCCGTCGTTCGGCGGGTCGCCGTTCGGCAAGGTCATCTGCACCTCCGTCAACGACGCGGCCCTGCACGGACTGCCGCACGACTACCGGTTGAAAGACGGCGACCTGCTCTCGCTCGACTTCGCGGCGAACGTGGACGGCTGGGTCGCCGACTCGGCCGTCTCGTTCGTCGTGGGCACGCCGCGTGACGAGGACCTGCGCCTCATCGAGGTGTGCGAGCTCGCCCTCGCCGCGGGCATCGCCGCGGCGCAGCCGGGCGGCAAGATGGGCGACGTCTCCTCGGCGATCGGCGACGTCGCGCGGTCCGCCGGGTTCGGCGTGAACCTCGACTTCGGCGGCCACGGTGTCGGACGCACGATGCACGGCGACCCGCACGTGCCCAACGACGGCCGCGCGCGGCGCGGCTATCCGCTCAAGCCGGGGCTCGTCTTCGCGATCGAGCCGTGGCTCATGCACACGACCGACGAGATCTACACCGACGACGACGGATGGACGCTGCGCAGCGTCGACGGGTCGCGTGCCGCGCACGTCGAGCACACGGTGGCGATCACGGCGGACGGGCCCCTCGTGCTCACCGCGCGCGACGGCGCCTGA
- a CDS encoding YraN family protein, which produces MAAKDELGRRGEELATRYLAGAGLEILDRNWRCAQGEVDIVARDGDELVFVEVKTRAGLAFGHPLEAITALKLARLRRLAAAWCDAHGVRAPRRRIDAVGVVAPARGEATIDHLPGVY; this is translated from the coding sequence ATGGCAGCGAAAGACGAGCTCGGGCGACGGGGTGAGGAGCTCGCGACGCGCTACCTCGCGGGCGCGGGACTGGAGATCCTCGACCGCAACTGGCGGTGTGCCCAGGGCGAGGTCGACATCGTCGCGCGCGACGGCGACGAGCTCGTCTTCGTCGAGGTCAAGACCCGCGCGGGACTCGCGTTCGGGCATCCGCTCGAGGCCATCACCGCGCTGAAACTCGCGCGGCTGCGCCGCCTCGCCGCGGCCTGGTGCGACGCGCACGGCGTGCGTGCACCGCGGCGACGCATCGACGCCGTCGGCGTCGTGGCGCCCGCGCGCGGCGAGGCCACGATCGACCACCTGCCGGGCGTCTACTGA
- a CDS encoding ribonuclease HII, with protein sequence MTVADPTLRVEKKILREGARYVIGMDEVGRGAIAGPLAIGVCVFDASVKRMPRGLRDSKMLSEKRREELAPQARKWALHSAVGVVGNDEIDRLGLTACLGLAAARAIRALADGGVPLQESVVILDGSWDYLNPALEERVNVHLRVKADRDCASVAAASVVAKVHRDRFMIEAHDDAPAYGWSGNKGYASTAHYAAIDTHGPHGLHRVTWLRQPSLFDELGESIGEPLVV encoded by the coding sequence GTGACCGTCGCCGATCCCACGCTGCGTGTCGAGAAGAAGATCCTGCGCGAGGGCGCCCGCTACGTCATCGGCATGGACGAGGTCGGTCGCGGCGCGATCGCCGGTCCGCTCGCGATCGGCGTCTGCGTGTTCGACGCGTCGGTGAAGCGGATGCCGCGGGGCCTGCGCGACTCGAAGATGCTGAGCGAGAAGCGGCGCGAGGAGCTCGCCCCGCAGGCGCGGAAGTGGGCCCTGCACTCCGCGGTCGGAGTGGTCGGCAACGACGAGATCGACCGGCTCGGGCTCACCGCGTGCCTCGGCCTCGCCGCCGCACGGGCCATCCGGGCCCTCGCCGACGGCGGGGTGCCGCTGCAGGAGAGCGTCGTCATCCTCGACGGCTCCTGGGACTACCTCAACCCCGCCCTCGAGGAGCGCGTCAACGTGCACCTGCGGGTCAAGGCGGACCGGGACTGCGCGTCGGTGGCCGCCGCATCCGTCGTCGCCAAGGTGCACCGCGACCGTTTCATGATCGAGGCCCACGACGACGCCCCCGCCTACGGCTGGTCGGGCAACAAGGGCTATGCGAGCACCGCGCACTACGCCGCGATCGACACGCACGGGCCGCACGGACTGCACCGGGTCACCTGGTTGCGGCAGCCGTCGCTCTTCGACGAGCTGGGTGAGAGCATCGGCGAGCCGCTCGTGGTCTGA
- the rplS gene encoding 50S ribosomal protein L19, producing the protein MHILDSVDAASLRTDVPDFRAGDTVKVHVNIVEGNRSRIQVFQGVVIGRSGEGVRETFTVRKVSFQVGVERTFPVHSPVIDHIELVTRGDVRRAKLYYLRALRGKKAKIKEKRDA; encoded by the coding sequence ATGCACATCCTCGACTCCGTCGACGCAGCGTCACTGCGCACCGACGTCCCCGACTTCCGCGCCGGCGACACCGTGAAGGTGCACGTCAACATCGTCGAAGGAAACCGCTCGCGAATCCAGGTCTTCCAGGGTGTCGTCATCGGCCGTTCCGGCGAAGGCGTGCGCGAGACCTTCACCGTGCGCAAGGTCAGCTTCCAGGTCGGTGTCGAGCGCACCTTCCCGGTGCACTCGCCGGTCATCGACCACATCGAACTGGTCACCCGCGGCGACGTGCGCCGCGCGAAGCTGTACTACCTCCGCGCTCTCCGCGGCAAGAAGGCCAAGATCAAGGAGAAGCGCGACGCGTAA
- a CDS encoding TetR/AcrR family transcriptional regulator: MFDQNSPAQIRTEPVQQRSAERITLLLDAAAALIAESGIDGLTTSDVAAKSESSVGVVYRYFPNIQSLLRALAGRNLQRYTERLFERVDAVDDWRAAFDLAIDVYIELNHTEPGFRAVRFGDVIDERVLQPEFDNNGVLARAFAGILVERYGLEFSDDLVFELEVLVAIADALLHRAFLVNKDGDPRFIEATRRIVHEQAAKTTALGGT, from the coding sequence ATGTTCGACCAGAACTCCCCCGCGCAGATCCGCACCGAGCCGGTGCAACAGCGCAGCGCCGAACGTATCACCTTGCTCCTGGACGCCGCCGCCGCACTCATCGCCGAGAGCGGCATCGACGGCCTCACGACGAGCGACGTCGCAGCGAAGTCCGAATCCTCGGTCGGCGTCGTCTACCGCTACTTCCCCAATATCCAGTCGCTGCTGCGTGCCCTCGCCGGCCGCAACCTGCAGCGCTACACCGAGCGGCTGTTCGAGCGCGTCGACGCCGTCGACGACTGGCGGGCGGCATTCGACCTCGCGATCGACGTCTACATCGAGCTCAACCACACCGAGCCCGGTTTCCGCGCCGTGCGGTTCGGCGACGTCATCGACGAGCGGGTGCTGCAGCCCGAGTTCGACAACAACGGGGTGCTCGCGCGGGCGTTCGCGGGAATCCTCGTCGAACGGTACGGGTTGGAGTTCAGCGACGATCTCGTGTTCGAGCTCGAGGTGCTCGTCGCCATCGCCGATGCGCTGCTGCACCGCGCCTTCCTCGTGAACAAGGACGGCGATCCCCGCTTCATCGAGGCCACTCGCCGCATCGTGCACGAGCAGGCCGCCAAGACGACCGCCCTGGGAGGGACATGA
- the lepB gene encoding signal peptidase I, with protein MDETGTARANPAESVGQEARDAQRGRSRGFKVFLRDILLIFLAALLISFLIKTFLIRSFYIPSESMEDTLIRNDRIIVNQLVPEVVGLEHGDVVVFRDPGGWLTDEPEPQQNWFVTGVDSVLAFVGLSAPDSNDHLIKRVIGLPGDTVACCNEFGQLTVNGVPLDEPYLRLGEQTKATPNDFEVTVPEGKLWVMGDNRYNSADSAFRHANNAPGEGFVPIEDVVGRAVLVSWPIDRWAWLDNYPLVFKGVDEQ; from the coding sequence GTGGACGAAACAGGCACGGCGCGGGCGAATCCGGCCGAATCGGTCGGGCAGGAAGCCCGCGACGCGCAGCGCGGCAGGTCGCGCGGATTCAAGGTCTTCCTCCGCGACATCCTGCTCATCTTCCTCGCCGCGCTGCTGATCTCGTTCCTCATCAAGACATTCCTCATCCGCTCCTTCTACATCCCGTCGGAGTCGATGGAGGACACGCTCATCCGCAACGACCGGATCATCGTCAACCAGCTCGTGCCCGAGGTCGTCGGGCTCGAGCACGGCGATGTCGTGGTCTTCCGGGATCCGGGCGGGTGGCTCACCGATGAGCCCGAGCCACAGCAGAACTGGTTCGTCACGGGCGTCGACTCGGTGCTCGCCTTCGTCGGACTCTCCGCCCCCGACAGCAACGACCACCTCATCAAGCGTGTCATCGGCCTGCCGGGCGACACCGTCGCGTGCTGCAACGAGTTCGGTCAGTTGACGGTCAACGGCGTGCCGCTCGACGAGCCGTACCTGCGCCTCGGTGAGCAGACCAAGGCGACCCCGAACGACTTCGAGGTGACGGTGCCCGAGGGGAAGCTCTGGGTGATGGGCGACAACCGCTACAACTCCGCCGACTCCGCCTTCCGCCACGCGAACAACGCCCCCGGGGAGGGGTTCGTGCCGATCGAGGACGTCGTCGGCCGGGCCGTGCTCGTGAGCTGGCCGATCGACCGGTGGGCGTGGCTCGACAACTACCCGCTCGTGTTCAAGGGAGTGGACGAGCAGTGA
- the nirD gene encoding nitrite reductase small subunit NirD: MSSTAITLPAPSAPSAVWERGCPVDELEPGWGEALLVRMKQIAVFLLGTGEVYAVAHRDPATGSNVMARGIVGSKGDRPTIASPLHKQVYDLGTGECFTDPRLMLGTYRTRVVGGFLEVELQP, encoded by the coding sequence ATGTCGAGCACCGCGATCACCCTGCCCGCCCCATCCGCCCCGTCCGCGGTGTGGGAACGCGGCTGCCCCGTCGACGAGCTCGAGCCCGGATGGGGTGAGGCGCTGCTGGTGCGCATGAAGCAGATCGCGGTGTTCCTGCTCGGCACCGGGGAGGTGTACGCGGTCGCCCACCGGGATCCGGCGACGGGCTCGAACGTCATGGCGCGGGGCATCGTGGGGTCCAAGGGCGACCGACCGACCATCGCGTCGCCGCTGCACAAGCAGGTGTACGACCTCGGCACGGGGGAGTGCTTCACCGATCCGCGGCTCATGCTCGGCACCTACCGCACCCGCGTGGTCGGCGGCTTCCTCGAGGTGGAACTGCAGCCGTGA
- a CDS encoding MBL fold metallo-hydrolase: MTIADESPVHAPLHEPFPGLLATPASRLPYQHDVLLRSYLLERPHGNVVVYNSPGVTESAAAIRALGAPARLLINHEHEAMYGPPALDVAVWVHAEDRSAVGRSLEVAGVFDRRTRIDDDLEVIPTPGHTAGTTSYLWDDGTHRFLFTGDFIWIEDGEWKAVVLDPRLRRDYLDSLALVRDLEFDVLVPWGVTEGDAPIALVPDRSEVRARIDAIIDRVRAGADR; the protein is encoded by the coding sequence ATGACGATCGCCGATGAGTCCCCCGTGCACGCCCCGCTCCACGAGCCGTTCCCGGGGTTGCTCGCGACCCCTGCATCGCGACTGCCGTACCAGCACGATGTGCTGCTGCGCTCGTACCTGCTCGAGCGTCCCCACGGGAACGTGGTCGTGTACAACTCGCCTGGCGTGACCGAGTCGGCCGCCGCGATCCGGGCCCTCGGCGCGCCCGCCCGGCTGCTCATCAATCACGAGCACGAGGCGATGTACGGGCCGCCGGCGCTCGACGTGGCCGTGTGGGTGCACGCCGAGGACCGTTCGGCGGTGGGCCGATCGCTCGAGGTGGCGGGGGTCTTCGACCGCCGGACGAGGATCGACGACGACCTCGAGGTCATCCCCACCCCGGGCCACACCGCCGGGACCACCTCGTATCTGTGGGACGACGGCACGCACCGCTTCCTGTTCACCGGCGACTTCATCTGGATCGAGGACGGCGAGTGGAAGGCCGTCGTGCTCGACCCAAGGCTGCGGCGGGACTACCTCGACAGCCTCGCGCTCGTCCGCGACCTCGAGTTCGACGTGCTCGTGCCGTGGGGTGTCACGGAGGGCGATGCTCCCATCGCGCTCGTGCCGGACCGCTCGGAGGTACGCGCGCGGATCGACGCGATCATCGACCGCGTCCGCGCAGGCGCAGACCGCTGA
- the trmD gene encoding tRNA (guanosine(37)-N1)-methyltransferase TrmD: MRIDVITIFPEFFSVLDVSLLGKARRGGVIDVGVHDLRDFTHDRHRTVDDTPYGGGAGMVMRPEPWGEALDSVLADDDDATLIVPTPAGTPFTQAIARELAAEKHLVFACGRYEGIDHRVVDHASGRVRVRELSLGDYVLNGGEVAAMAVIEAVARLVPGVIGNPASLDEESHEDGLLEYPSYTKPASWRGLDVPPVLLSGNHAAIAAWRREQQLERTRRVRPELLGPEGPVD; encoded by the coding sequence GTGCGCATCGACGTCATCACGATCTTCCCGGAGTTCTTCTCCGTGCTCGACGTCTCGCTGCTCGGCAAGGCACGACGCGGGGGCGTCATCGACGTCGGGGTGCACGACCTGCGCGACTTCACCCACGACCGCCACCGCACCGTCGACGACACCCCTTACGGCGGTGGCGCCGGCATGGTCATGCGCCCGGAGCCGTGGGGCGAGGCGCTCGACAGCGTGCTCGCCGACGACGACGACGCGACCCTCATCGTGCCCACCCCCGCCGGCACCCCGTTCACGCAAGCGATCGCGCGCGAGCTCGCGGCCGAGAAGCACCTCGTCTTCGCCTGTGGACGCTACGAGGGCATCGACCACCGCGTCGTCGACCACGCCTCCGGCCGCGTGCGGGTGCGCGAACTGAGCCTCGGCGACTACGTGCTCAACGGGGGAGAGGTCGCCGCGATGGCGGTCATCGAGGCGGTCGCCCGACTGGTGCCGGGTGTCATCGGGAACCCGGCGAGTCTCGACGAGGAGAGTCACGAAGACGGTCTGCTCGAATACCCGAGCTACACCAAGCCCGCCAGCTGGCGCGGGCTCGACGTGCCGCCCGTGCTGCTGAGCGGCAACCACGCGGCCATCGCGGCCTGGCGGCGCGAGCAGCAGCTCGAGCGCACACGACGGGTGCGGCCCGAGCTGCTCGGTCCCGAGGGCCCGGTCGACTGA
- a CDS encoding DUF2469 family protein: MDDDDFDDYDREVELALYREYRDIVGQFKYVVETERRFYLANEVSLVRQDTEHDFYFELTMNDVWVWDVYRSDRFVKSVRVLTFKDVNVEELSSRELELPKELALDE; the protein is encoded by the coding sequence ATGGATGACGACGACTTCGACGACTACGACCGCGAGGTCGAACTCGCGCTCTACCGCGAGTACCGCGACATCGTCGGCCAGTTCAAATACGTGGTCGAGACCGAGCGGCGCTTCTACCTCGCCAACGAGGTCTCCCTCGTGCGGCAGGACACCGAGCACGACTTCTACTTCGAGCTCACCATGAACGACGTGTGGGTGTGGGACGTCTACCGGTCCGACCGCTTCGTCAAGAGCGTGCGCGTGCTCACCTTCAAGGACGTCAACGTCGAGGAGCTGTCGAGCCGCGAGCTCGAGCTGCCCAAGGAGCTCGCACTCGACGAGTGA